The following are encoded together in the Flavobacterium haoranii genome:
- a CDS encoding rhomboid family intramembrane serine protease, with protein MHGGVGHIFFNMFALVTFGSTLEQFWGSKKFLFFYISCGLGAALLHNLFTYYELHTILADLSSMNISSADLHEMLNKNMSDGNYYKSELLIPQIQDLLEKYHFNNEQFESLFNAACINQSGSLGASGAIYGLLVAFAFMFPNAELMLLFLPVPVKAKYFVPALLLIDLYLGLNGNPLFGGSTGIAHFAHLGGALFGFIMMWYWKKNQFHNNRWDR; from the coding sequence ATGCATGGCGGAGTAGGTCATATCTTTTTTAATATGTTTGCTTTAGTGACTTTTGGTAGTACACTTGAACAATTTTGGGGGAGTAAAAAGTTCTTGTTTTTTTACATTTCTTGTGGATTAGGAGCAGCTTTATTGCATAATTTGTTTACTTATTATGAATTACATACCATTTTAGCCGATTTAAGTTCAATGAATATTTCAAGTGCAGATTTGCATGAAATGTTGAATAAAAATATGTCGGATGGTAATTATTATAAAAGCGAACTTTTAATACCTCAAATTCAAGATTTATTAGAAAAATATCATTTTAATAACGAGCAATTTGAATCACTTTTTAATGCTGCTTGTATAAATCAATCGGGTTCTTTAGGAGCTTCTGGTGCAATATATGGTTTATTGGTAGCGTTTGCATTTATGTTTCCTAATGCCGAATTGATGTTGTTGTTTTTACCAGTTCCTGTAAAAGCTAAATATTTTGTACCCGCTTTATTGTTAATAGATTTATATTTAGGTTTAAACGGAAATCCGCTTTTTGGTGGAAGTACTGGTATTGCGCATTTTGCTCATTTAGGAGGTGCTTTGTTTGGTTTTATTATGATGTGGTATTGGAAGAAAAATCAATTTCATAATAACCGTTGGGATAGATAG
- the mutL gene encoding DNA mismatch repair endonuclease MutL translates to MPNVIQLLPDHVANQIAAGEVVQRPASVVKELLENSIDAKATDIKLVVKDAGKTLIQVIDNGVGMNVTDARLCFERHATSKIRHAEDLFDLHTKGFRGEALASIAAIAHVELKTKQDQEELGIHLVIEGSKFVSQEVAVLPKGTSFLIKNLFFNIPARRNFLKSDVVEMRHIIDEFQRVVLAHPNIYFTLIHNGSEVFNLPASNYRQRIVNILGGKSNEKLVPVTEETEIVKISGFIGKPEFAKKSRGEQFFFVNDRFIKSSYLHHALMSAYEGLLKEGNQPSYFLYLQVPPHTIDINIHPTKTEIKFDDEQSLYAILRASVKHSLGQFNVAPVLDFERDPNLDTPYEYKDKDSSMPIIQVDANFNPFAEEVSTKATTTTSSSSSFGFKSNFPKRESASWESLYVDLKSDTEEVVSISFESEEVTGSLFDETEVEKTTTTYQIHKKYIVSSIKSGMLVVDQNKAHQRVLYEQFLANITVQSASSQKLLFPLELFYSFDEIQFIEELKPSLENTGFIFDEIGSESILISGIPVNIQESEVSIVLEELLSNLQNEIPENSFSLNDGIAKTMAKSLAIKTGTFLNVKEQENLVNSLFACKDPNVSPFNKPTFITLSVEDLDKKFAL, encoded by the coding sequence ATGCCTAATGTAATTCAACTATTACCAGATCATGTAGCGAACCAAATAGCTGCTGGAGAAGTGGTGCAACGACCAGCTTCAGTAGTAAAAGAATTACTAGAAAATAGTATCGATGCAAAAGCAACAGATATTAAACTAGTAGTTAAAGATGCTGGTAAAACTCTAATCCAAGTTATAGACAACGGTGTTGGTATGAATGTTACCGATGCTCGTTTGTGCTTTGAGCGTCATGCAACTTCAAAAATTCGCCATGCCGAAGATTTGTTTGATTTGCATACCAAAGGATTTAGAGGAGAAGCTCTAGCATCAATTGCTGCAATTGCTCATGTTGAATTAAAAACAAAACAAGATCAAGAAGAATTAGGAATTCATTTAGTAATTGAAGGGAGCAAGTTTGTTTCTCAAGAAGTAGCAGTATTACCAAAAGGCACTTCTTTTTTAATTAAGAATTTATTTTTTAATATTCCGGCAAGACGCAATTTTTTAAAATCAGATGTGGTAGAAATGCGTCATATTATTGATGAGTTTCAACGAGTAGTTTTGGCACACCCTAATATTTATTTTACCTTGATTCATAATGGAAGTGAAGTATTTAATTTACCAGCTTCTAATTACCGACAAAGAATTGTAAACATTTTAGGAGGAAAATCAAATGAAAAGTTAGTTCCAGTAACTGAAGAAACGGAGATTGTAAAAATTAGCGGATTTATAGGCAAGCCCGAATTTGCAAAAAAGAGTAGAGGCGAACAGTTTTTCTTTGTAAACGATCGTTTCATAAAAAGCAGTTATTTGCATCATGCTTTAATGAGTGCCTATGAAGGTTTATTGAAAGAAGGAAATCAGCCTAGTTACTTTTTATATCTACAAGTACCACCACATACCATAGATATTAATATTCACCCTACTAAAACGGAAATTAAGTTTGACGATGAGCAATCGTTGTATGCTATTTTAAGAGCATCAGTAAAACATAGTTTAGGTCAGTTTAATGTAGCTCCAGTTTTAGATTTTGAACGCGATCCTAATCTAGATACTCCCTATGAGTATAAAGATAAAGATTCGTCGATGCCTATTATTCAAGTCGATGCTAATTTTAATCCATTTGCTGAGGAAGTTTCAACTAAAGCTACTACGACTACATCTAGCTCTAGTTCGTTTGGTTTTAAAAGTAATTTTCCTAAACGCGAATCGGCTTCGTGGGAAAGTTTGTATGTAGATTTAAAGTCGGATACAGAGGAAGTTGTTTCCATTTCATTTGAAAGCGAAGAAGTAACAGGTTCGTTGTTTGATGAAACTGAAGTAGAAAAGACTACTACAACTTATCAAATTCATAAAAAATATATAGTAAGTTCTATTAAATCGGGAATGTTGGTTGTAGATCAAAACAAAGCACATCAACGCGTTTTATATGAACAATTTTTAGCTAATATTACGGTACAAAGTGCATCTAGTCAAAAATTACTATTTCCATTAGAATTGTTTTATTCATTTGATGAAATTCAATTTATTGAAGAATTAAAACCTTCATTAGAAAATACAGGATTTATTTTTGACGAAATTGGTAGCGAAAGTATTTTAATTTCAGGTATTCCGGTTAACATTCAAGAAAGCGAAGTATCCATTGTTTTAGAAGAATTGTTATCTAATTTACAAAATGAAATTCCAGAAAATAGTTTTTCGTTAAATGATGGTATTGCTAAAACTATGGCAAAAAGCTTAGCAATTAAAACAGGAACTTTTTTAAATGTAAAAGAGCAAGAAAACTTAGTAAATTCTCTTTTTGCATGTAAAGATCCAAACGTGTCACCTTTTAATAAACCTACTTTCATTACCTTGAGTGTGGAAGATTTAGATAAAAAATTTGCATTATGA
- a CDS encoding riboflavin synthase subunit beta, with the protein MGLLAKRKNKKFSYQPRYYEQDGEGSPFEIKQKFDDYRVTIGSNKGLKTKFIKALNDYKYNKNKEANNRILIIIGILLLIFLFIIDFDLSIFKRK; encoded by the coding sequence ATGGGACTTTTGGCAAAAAGAAAAAATAAAAAGTTTAGTTACCAACCAAGGTATTACGAACAAGATGGAGAAGGTAGTCCGTTTGAAATTAAACAAAAATTCGACGATTATCGTGTTACTATTGGCTCTAATAAAGGTTTGAAAACTAAATTTATAAAAGCACTAAATGATTATAAATACAATAAAAACAAAGAAGCAAATAACCGAATTTTAATTATTATTGGAATCTTGTTATTGATTTTTTTATTTATAATTGATTTTGATTTATCGATCTTCAAAAGAAAATAA
- the ribH gene encoding 6,7-dimethyl-8-ribityllumazine synthase: MATENKNLSQYDKNTIPNAKDFRFGIVVSEWNETITEGLFNGAKAALLDCGTLEENIVRWNVPGSFELTFGANRMIQTQNVDCVIVIGSVIKGETMHFEFVCEGVTQGIKDLNIKYDIPTIFCVLTDNNMQQSIDRSGGKHGNKGTEAAIAAIKMVALNKSI; this comes from the coding sequence ATGGCTACAGAAAATAAAAATTTATCACAATACGATAAAAACACAATCCCAAACGCGAAAGATTTTCGGTTTGGGATTGTTGTTTCAGAGTGGAATGAAACCATAACAGAAGGATTGTTTAATGGTGCTAAAGCAGCACTTTTAGATTGCGGTACTTTAGAGGAAAATATTGTGCGTTGGAATGTACCTGGAAGTTTTGAATTAACTTTTGGAGCTAACAGAATGATTCAAACTCAAAATGTAGATTGCGTTATTGTTATTGGGAGTGTTATTAAAGGAGAAACGATGCATTTCGAATTTGTATGTGAAGGCGTAACACAAGGAATTAAAGATTTGAATATTAAATACGATATTCCCACAATCTTTTGTGTGTTAACCGATAACAACATGCAACAATCTATCGATAGAAGTGGTGGTAAACACGGTAACAAAGGAACTGAAGCGGCTATCGCTGCAATTAAAATGGTAGCTTTAAATAAGTCGATTTAA
- a CDS encoding tetratricopeptide repeat protein: MATYNKRGYKAPKPKDENVENEFNEFEEVVETGESTTAEVFDTLDETANKTEEWVAKNQKVILGVVGAIAILTLGYFFFNKFAVEPKEDKALNDIYQAQTYFNDALAATDTAKDSLFNLALKGGEGKLGFVGVAEQYSGTKSGNLANYYAGMSYLQLKDFKNAETFLLKFKSDDAVLGAMAQGALGDVYSELNKVEDAIEAYKKAASMNENDYTSPRFLLKAAQLAFLNNKKEEAHKLYTQIKENYEGMRESMNVDAYIEMTK, from the coding sequence ATGGCAACATATAACAAAAGAGGGTATAAAGCACCAAAACCGAAAGATGAAAACGTTGAAAATGAGTTCAATGAATTTGAAGAAGTTGTAGAAACTGGTGAAAGTACTACTGCAGAGGTTTTTGATACATTAGATGAAACTGCTAACAAAACAGAGGAGTGGGTAGCTAAAAATCAAAAAGTTATTTTAGGAGTTGTTGGAGCAATCGCAATTTTAACATTGGGATACTTCTTTTTCAACAAGTTTGCTGTAGAACCTAAAGAAGATAAAGCTTTAAACGATATTTACCAAGCACAAACTTATTTTAATGATGCATTGGCTGCTACAGATACGGCTAAAGATTCATTATTTAATTTAGCACTTAAAGGTGGTGAAGGTAAATTAGGATTTGTTGGTGTAGCTGAACAATATTCTGGAACAAAATCTGGAAACTTAGCTAATTACTACGCTGGGATGTCTTATTTACAATTAAAAGACTTCAAAAATGCTGAAACATTTTTATTGAAATTTAAATCAGACGATGCAGTTTTAGGAGCAATGGCACAAGGAGCTTTAGGTGATGTGTATTCAGAATTAAATAAAGTAGAAGATGCAATTGAAGCTTATAAAAAAGCGGCTTCAATGAACGAGAATGATTATACATCTCCAAGATTCTTATTAAAAGCGGCTCAATTGGCATTCTTAAACAATAAAAAAGAAGAAGCTCATAAATTATACACTCAAATTAAAGAAAATTATGAAGGTATGAGAGAATCAATGAATGTTGATGCTTATATTGAAATGACAAAATAA
- the recF gene encoding DNA replication/repair protein RecF (All proteins in this family for which functions are known are DNA-binding proteins that assist the filamentation of RecA onto DNA for the initiation of recombination or recombinational repair.): protein MFLKELHLINYKNISQQDFIFDSKINCFVGKNGIGKTNILDAIYQLAYTKSYFNPQAVQNIKHDEDFFVIDAAFNKESKEEKITCSLKRGQKKVIKRNNKPYEKLSEHIGLIPLVMISPADSDLISEGSETRRKFIDGVIATSDNLFLNELLQYQKLIAQRNALLKYFAVNHVFDQDNLAIYDEQIIPLGNQIFEKRKSFLAQFVPIFKKYYAEISNEAEEVDLVYQSQLLEKSFDNLLKENLNKDRALQYTSSGIHKDDLNFEISGYPVKKFGSQGQQKSFLIALKLAQFEFLKQKSGAAPILLFDDIFDKLDASRVEKIVTMVNNDVFGQIFISDTHEERTETIVKQTHQSYKIFRL, encoded by the coding sequence TTGTTTTTAAAAGAACTCCATTTAATTAATTATAAAAATATAAGCCAACAAGATTTTATTTTCGACAGTAAAATAAATTGTTTTGTAGGTAAAAATGGTATTGGTAAAACCAATATTTTAGATGCTATTTATCAATTAGCTTACACCAAAAGTTATTTTAATCCGCAAGCCGTTCAAAACATTAAACACGATGAAGATTTTTTTGTTATCGACGCTGCATTTAACAAAGAAAGTAAAGAAGAAAAAATAACGTGTAGTTTAAAAAGAGGGCAAAAAAAAGTTATTAAGCGCAACAACAAGCCCTATGAAAAATTATCAGAGCACATCGGATTAATTCCTCTTGTTATGATTTCTCCTGCCGATAGTGATTTAATTTCAGAAGGAAGTGAAACGAGAAGAAAATTTATAGATGGCGTTATTGCTACTTCAGATAATTTATTTTTAAACGAACTATTACAATATCAAAAGCTTATTGCTCAACGCAATGCATTATTAAAATATTTTGCTGTAAATCATGTTTTCGACCAAGATAATTTAGCGATTTACGACGAACAAATTATTCCGTTAGGAAATCAAATTTTCGAAAAAAGGAAAAGTTTTTTAGCTCAATTTGTTCCTATTTTTAAAAAATATTACGCAGAAATTTCAAACGAAGCCGAAGAAGTCGATTTAGTGTATCAAAGTCAGTTATTAGAAAAATCTTTTGACAACCTTTTAAAGGAAAATCTAAACAAAGATCGAGCACTTCAGTACACGAGTTCAGGAATACACAAAGACGATTTAAACTTCGAAATAAGCGGTTATCCAGTTAAGAAATTTGGTTCTCAAGGTCAACAAAAATCGTTTTTAATAGCATTAAAGTTGGCACAATTTGAATTTTTAAAACAGAAAAGTGGCGCTGCTCCTATTCTACTTTTTGACGACATTTTTGATAAATTAGATGCTTCAAGAGTAGAAAAAATTGTAACTATGGTAAACAATGATGTTTTTGGACAAATTTTTATTTCAGACACACATGAAGAACGTACTGAAACCATTGTAAAACAAACACATCAATCTTATAAAATATTTAGACTTTAG
- the murB gene encoding UDP-N-acetylmuramate dehydrogenase: MKNMNYQHNFSLKSYNTFGIEASAQSFIEVTNEQELAKVLKENQNIFVLGGGSNMLLTQNINQLVVHVNLKGIEIVQEDADFVWVKGNAGENWHEFVQWCITKDFGGIENLSLIPGNVGTTPIQNIGAYGVEIKDTMFSCEAMEIATQKMRIFTNAECEFAYRESIFKNELKGQFIITSVIYKLTKKNHNLNTSYGAIDAELVKMNVEKPTIKTISEAVIAIRSSKLPNPKDLGNSGSFFKNPIISKAQYDKAVERFPEMPHYKVSDNEVKVPAGWLIEQAGFKGKRFGDAGIHKNQALVLVNYGGATGKEIYDLSKLIQKTVLEQFGVAIEAEVNII, translated from the coding sequence ATAAAAAACATGAACTACCAACATAATTTCTCTTTAAAAAGCTACAATACCTTTGGAATTGAAGCTTCGGCGCAATCTTTTATTGAAGTTACAAATGAGCAAGAATTAGCAAAAGTTTTAAAGGAAAATCAAAATATTTTTGTTTTAGGAGGCGGAAGTAATATGCTTTTAACTCAAAACATTAATCAATTAGTTGTTCATGTAAATTTAAAAGGTATCGAAATTGTTCAAGAAGATGCAGATTTTGTTTGGGTAAAAGGAAATGCTGGCGAAAACTGGCACGAATTTGTACAATGGTGTATTACAAAAGACTTTGGTGGTATCGAAAATTTATCGCTAATTCCTGGAAATGTAGGCACTACTCCTATCCAAAATATTGGTGCTTATGGTGTGGAAATTAAAGACACCATGTTTAGTTGCGAAGCTATGGAAATTGCAACTCAAAAAATGCGAATTTTCACCAATGCGGAATGTGAATTTGCTTACCGCGAAAGTATTTTTAAAAACGAATTAAAAGGACAATTTATCATTACATCGGTAATTTATAAATTAACAAAAAAGAACCACAACCTCAACACTTCTTATGGTGCTATTGATGCCGAATTAGTAAAAATGAATGTTGAAAAACCTACTATAAAAACAATTAGCGAAGCGGTAATCGCCATTCGTAGTAGTAAATTACCAAACCCTAAAGACCTTGGAAATAGCGGAAGTTTCTTCAAAAACCCAATTATTTCTAAAGCACAATATGACAAAGCTGTGGAACGATTTCCTGAAATGCCACACTATAAAGTTTCAGATAATGAAGTTAAAGTTCCTGCGGGTTGGCTTATTGAGCAGGCTGGTTTTAAAGGAAAACGTTTTGGCGATGCAGGAATTCATAAAAACCAGGCTTTAGTTCTAGTAAATTATGGTGGCGCTACAGGAAAAGAAATTTACGATTTATCGAAACTGATTCAAAAAACGGTTTTAGAACAATTTGGAGTTGCTATTGAAGCCGAAGTGAATATTATTTAA
- a CDS encoding T9SS type A sorting domain-containing protein, protein MKTIKNIYLYLLLFPILSLSQSFQWIQNGGGNNTISGSFYYQKEQVIDIATDSQRNVYIISIVSKDGALVNENPITTYEANSNNYDFLLVSYSCDGNYRWHKVFGGGSSEYPSCIEVDSQDNIFIIGFFAECDLPSDLYYSTARIGDNNGIDYTSPNTPTSCQRTFLAKFNSNGTFQWIHFPYSAIDNFPYSSHPFSSRNFYIIDDEIYWIASIPPGSYEGGSFSNTNNSFPFLYYLLKYDTSGNFISATPFDLELSNYTSAELRWYRNPYNGYYYALYLNNSSNNITVSAGGNNLDYTLPKIICFNELGQYQWHRESTGTNFNFLAIDFDSSNNVFISGATKGTTTDSFLGWTLNGLFTGASSYIMKCNPNLTAYNWVTYYTTPGFIAGYIQQPLTSIYYDTFNNELVFGGSIATSTFSWNPVTLTGPGSNNSSDPLLARFDPSNGSCLGMHRIIGTNGYQDAFTSIEQDIAGDLIVGGYMGLDLTDSYGNTSFTSGGNSDFFVTKFANQVCQSLSNESFESDTIEIYPNPTKNILNIINLSENCEYTIFNIMGSKVLYGKVTRESNSIDLSELQSGYYILNLNKSNGLNKTLKVIKE, encoded by the coding sequence GTGAAAACTATAAAAAACATTTATTTATATCTATTACTCTTCCCTATTTTAAGTCTTTCTCAAAGTTTTCAGTGGATTCAAAATGGAGGAGGCAATAATACAATTAGCGGGAGTTTCTACTATCAAAAAGAACAAGTAATTGATATAGCTACAGATAGTCAACGAAATGTTTACATTATTTCAATTGTTAGTAAGGATGGAGCATTAGTTAATGAAAATCCTATAACAACGTATGAAGCAAATTCAAACAATTATGATTTTTTATTAGTCAGTTATTCCTGTGATGGAAACTATCGTTGGCATAAAGTTTTTGGAGGTGGAAGCTCAGAATATCCTTCTTGTATTGAAGTTGATAGCCAAGATAATATATTCATAATTGGTTTTTTTGCAGAATGTGACTTACCATCGGACTTGTATTACTCTACAGCTCGAATAGGAGATAATAATGGTATTGATTATACATCACCTAATACCCCTACTTCTTGTCAAAGAACATTTTTAGCTAAATTCAATTCAAATGGTACTTTTCAATGGATACATTTTCCTTATTCTGCAATAGATAATTTCCCTTATTCCTCACATCCGTTCTCTAGTAGAAATTTTTATATCATAGACGATGAAATTTATTGGATAGCTAGTATTCCTCCAGGTAGTTATGAAGGAGGCTCATTTAGTAATACTAACAATAGTTTTCCATTCTTGTATTATCTATTAAAATATGATACTTCTGGTAATTTTATAAGTGCTACTCCTTTTGATTTAGAACTTTCAAACTATACTTCGGCAGAGTTACGATGGTATCGAAACCCTTATAATGGGTATTATTATGCTTTATATTTAAACAACTCTAGCAATAACATTACAGTATCAGCTGGCGGTAATAATCTCGATTATACTTTACCTAAAATAATTTGTTTTAATGAACTAGGACAATACCAATGGCATAGAGAATCAACAGGTACAAATTTCAATTTTTTAGCAATTGATTTCGATTCTAGTAATAATGTTTTTATATCCGGAGCTACAAAAGGCACAACTACTGACAGTTTTTTAGGTTGGACATTAAATGGTTTATTTACAGGTGCATCTTCTTACATAATGAAATGTAACCCAAATCTTACTGCATATAATTGGGTAACTTATTATACAACCCCAGGCTTTATTGCAGGATATATTCAACAACCATTAACTTCAATATATTACGACACATTTAATAATGAGCTTGTTTTTGGTGGTAGTATTGCTACTTCAACATTTTCTTGGAATCCTGTAACATTAACTGGGCCCGGATCGAACAATAGTAGCGATCCTTTACTTGCAAGATTTGACCCTTCAAATGGTAGTTGTTTAGGTATGCATAGAATTATTGGCACTAATGGTTATCAAGATGCTTTTACTTCTATTGAACAAGATATAGCAGGCGATTTAATTGTTGGTGGTTATATGGGTTTAGATTTAACAGACAGCTATGGCAATACTAGTTTTACTAGTGGTGGAAACTCCGATTTTTTTGTAACTAAATTTGCTAATCAAGTTTGCCAATCGTTAAGTAATGAAAGTTTTGAGAGTGACACCATTGAAATATATCCAAATCCGACTAAGAACATTCTGAATATTATTAATCTATCTGAAAACTGTGAATATACAATTTTCAATATAATGGGTTCAAAGGTGCTTTATGGTAAAGTTACTCGAGAATCAAATTCTATCGATTTATCTGAACTTCAATCTGGATATTATATTTTAAATTTAAATAAATCAAATGGTTTGAATAAAACTTTAAAAGTTATAAAAGAGTAA
- a CDS encoding T9SS type A sorting domain-containing protein translates to MQNGGGNNSVSSNKREEVIDIATDSQRNVYIVSKISKDGTMLNSSLPISVYELNSNDVDVILVSYSCEGNYRWHKVFGGGDNDNIVGVEVDTQDNIFVVGSLAQCRNDDGSYPSYSIPRIGDNNGVDFISSNTQDFCNRSFIAKFTSNGVYQWVHFFHDPVPYDQPTLFMIRNTYIVNDNLFCIARIAPGSYEGGAFSNTNNSLPFLHYLLKYDTSGNFISATPFELELSNYTSAELRWYRNPYNGYYYAIFLYNSNTITVSAGGNNLDYTLPKIICFNNLGQYQWHREPSGSQINFTSLDFDSSNHLYLSGVGNSFINDTFLNWSVPSNTGVTSYIMKCNSEVTSYEWVTNFSVPGYPVGYSQQNRVLFFDQFNNELIFAGDIAGNSLYWSPITLTGPGVNNSGDPLLARFDSSNGNCLSMHRIVGTNGFQDSFTAIEQDVAGDLIVGGFMGLDLTDSNGNTHYTSGGNTDFFVTKFATQACQSLSNENFDHLKIDVFPNPTRDILNLNNVPETMQYIIYNLMGAKMLEGNISSELSSIDVSKLSMGCYLLSLKNEKGLIETFKIVKE, encoded by the coding sequence TTGCAAAATGGAGGAGGAAATAATTCGGTTAGTAGCAACAAAAGAGAAGAAGTGATTGATATTGCGACAGATAGTCAACGAAATGTTTATATTGTTTCTAAAATTAGTAAAGATGGTACTATGTTAAACAGTTCTTTGCCTATATCAGTATATGAATTAAACTCAAATGATGTTGATGTAATTTTGGTTAGTTATAGTTGTGAAGGTAATTATCGTTGGCATAAAGTTTTTGGAGGAGGAGATAATGATAATATTGTAGGTGTTGAAGTGGATACACAAGATAACATTTTTGTAGTTGGAAGTTTAGCACAATGTAGAAATGATGACGGTTCTTATCCTTCTTATTCTATACCCAGAATTGGCGATAATAATGGAGTAGATTTTATATCTAGTAATACTCAAGACTTTTGTAATCGTAGTTTTATAGCTAAGTTTACTAGTAATGGAGTTTATCAATGGGTTCATTTTTTTCATGACCCCGTGCCTTATGACCAACCAACTTTATTTATGATTCGCAATACATATATAGTTAATGATAATTTATTTTGTATTGCAAGAATTGCCCCAGGAAGTTATGAAGGAGGCGCATTTAGTAATACCAATAATAGTTTACCTTTTTTACATTATTTATTAAAATATGATACTTCTGGTAATTTTATTAGTGCCACACCATTTGAATTAGAACTCTCAAATTATACTTCAGCAGAGTTACGATGGTATCGTAATCCTTATAATGGGTATTATTATGCAATCTTTTTGTATAATTCTAATACTATTACTGTAAGTGCAGGAGGAAACAATTTAGATTATACTTTACCTAAAATTATTTGCTTTAATAATTTAGGTCAGTATCAGTGGCATAGAGAACCAAGTGGAAGTCAAATTAATTTTACCTCATTAGATTTTGATTCAAGTAACCATTTGTATCTATCTGGAGTAGGGAATAGTTTTATTAACGACACATTTTTAAATTGGTCAGTACCTTCAAATACAGGAGTAACTAGTTATATAATGAAATGTAACTCTGAAGTTACATCGTATGAATGGGTAACAAATTTTTCTGTACCAGGTTATCCTGTAGGATACAGTCAACAAAATAGGGTTTTATTTTTTGATCAATTCAATAACGAATTAATTTTCGCTGGAGATATTGCAGGAAATAGTTTGTACTGGAGCCCAATTACACTTACAGGTCCTGGAGTTAATAATAGTGGTGACCCATTACTTGCGAGATTCGATTCTTCTAATGGAAATTGTTTGAGCATGCATAGAATTGTAGGGACAAATGGTTTTCAAGATTCATTTACTGCAATTGAACAAGATGTTGCTGGCGATTTAATTGTAGGAGGATTTATGGGATTAGATTTAACAGATAGTAATGGGAATACCCATTATACAAGTGGAGGTAATACTGATTTTTTTGTAACAAAATTTGCTACACAAGCTTGTCAATCGTTAAGTAATGAGAATTTTGACCATCTTAAAATTGATGTTTTTCCAAACCCCACAAGAGATATTTTAAATCTAAATAATGTACCAGAAACAATGCAGTATATTATTTATAATCTTATGGGCGCTAAAATGCTAGAAGGGAATATTTCATCTGAATTAAGCAGTATTGATGTTTCAAAACTTTCTATGGGTTGTTATCTATTAAGTTTAAAAAACGAAAAGGGTTTAATAGAAACTTTTAAAATAGTAAAAGAATAA